The Bombus vancouverensis nearcticus chromosome 11, iyBomVanc1_principal, whole genome shotgun sequence DNA window cttgatcggctttttacttcgaaagttgagtaatcggtgtcgctttcttacgcatctttgaactgtataaatgttttaaaattgtttgatccagaatgtaccacaccggacaatcaagaaggcaggtgccttgactacagaaaatgtaaacctctgcaagaaatatggcagatacagtaccgtacagccaccgatttttatagacgatcagtgtgcagataccagggcaatgttacgatcgtttgctgtccgaacgatccaaacaaagagaagagagaaattttaataaaaactgtgtataagtataaggctttgcgaccaccatactgtggttttagcaacgtctctcataccagggtggtcgatggtaaaccagctgaacttggtacgttttatgtctttctttccgattaataataagccatttactgcaaagaatgaactttaaaggcattaaacagcacatcaatgtacatttcaattagactaaataataatgctatgattttatcggtagtaactttacttattaacttgaattatttctttcttttacttcatgttaggaagagtatctttttgcttgaaataaaaaattgatataggagtaataatatggatagagatcaaaaactgttagggcagaaattacacgtttgaactttatagttcagtatagttcaaatagaaattatatagaattatttaataatttgtatttcactggaataaaaatttaatttctgtctttatcaaatctctatttcagagtatttgtacgtatgtacttatcgtctgctgtatgatcgaatatcgaataggtaataatcgttgttactcgttatgtgagaaaaaattatgtatattcacaactatgactattgcattttaggcgcttggccacggatcgctgcattaggttttcgtaattcccgaaacccagacaaaccactatggaagtgcggaggttccctgatatcggctaggcatgttttgaccgcagcacattgtgcacatatggatggaatagaaaacatacacaatcataatattgccattcttagattggtggaggaggtgccattttcgagtaactcctcaatatatatatatatatatatatatatatatatatatatatatatatatatgctattgagtattgctgaagtatcatatcctgaaatttcttactgtacacatatattgtgtcataaagcgtgtacaattctttctcatacttttcgtcatttgtttcctgcattttcatttatttttttatttttcagggtacgtatatcccatttgtacgaaagagcccctacgaaagagcaacttcgtcggctataaccccttgttgctggatggggagcgttaagatatagtaagtgatatcaattttataataaaattaaacagttccagtcttaaatatctttcttattttcttcgtaggacgaccacgacgtaatgcattaatggaagtacaaatgccagtgattaagaacgccgaatgcaaaatagcttattccaaatttcctaatgcacctgatatcactgatggtataatatgcgccgaacatgctcagggtggagaggattcttgtacggtaattaagttacagagttactacaaactatacggtatctgaagacacgtcaattcgaattaacatcaaatcgacgtcttaaacattagaaataatagataaacacaatttaatagttttgcccacttcacacacctcattatggtatttaatctaatttccttctaatcttagttttgctcaaaatacatataacatgtacattataaattggagtatttctatacacaaatcaatagaagattattactgtatataagtataatttcaatacaattcgatcgatatatttcagtatctttgattaaaaatttaacgatcctttcaggctgacctcggcggaccactgctgatacaacatgaattaacctcgtatttaataggtattgtgtcttacgcttataagtgcggcacagctggctatcccagcgtttacactagggtcacatcgtaccttgacttcattctccaagcgatgcaataatatgatattactgttccataaatatcattgtgtaaaaaacgtaaagttggattttcttattgtggagataagaaacagctcaaattcacattgttttgtacgttacaaattataggcttaaaatgtacgaaatgtaactttgaaacgacactaattttttacgcacgataaacctccacgacttgggtatgtaaagatgataaacgtatattaattctattaatttggtaataataaaccaactttctgagaagttctgtaaatttcgtttctgttgtatcaagagaataatggaatattccacttagatcgtatacttcttgtatgtacatacaaaattttccggctaatctaaaacacttcataagatagagagcttctggagattcggacacagagagtgcataaaatacaagataagtctcgtgtctttcaaaattattttttattcgctaaaaacgtcctgtgtactcatgcaatcacatgcaacctcgaaacttcgcttattttttatcactttccaattcaatacactgtttctgcatttttgactatatgtaagagaaatttccattcagccaaaggtgtacttacagattatagattcctatacgactctcggtaaaaatttatccgcactccagatagttaaaacttctgtcgaccgtattgatccatctgcactcttcgtatgacgtcaatatctgttcagtgctgctgcgtaggtttcattgtgttacgtcaattcgtttgtgactgttgcgcgagtaatggcgctttgcaatggtgatttgcaggaaaacagtgcaggatgctgtgattcgtttcttgtggtcaaaggttatgtttgatgcctatatttatcaaagatttaatgcacattatggagaaagtgttttgtcacgaagtgtgtttgaatgggcacaaaagttcaaagaagatcgcacaagtgttatgaaaaaacagctggacgcccgtccacatccacgatgacaacattgaacgtgctcatgaacttatgctctatggaatggacgagtgacactggataatgtggcaaatcatttgcaaatcagccacggctctgcttatgcaatagtgcacgacagatttgagttttaaaaagtttgtgcgagatggatgccgaaaaagctgatgaaaaggtgaagacgatgcattcgtggttcgcagctcagcccaaaacattttttaatgagaaaatacgaaggtccttcagcaaatggacaaagtgtatacagaaattgagtgattacgtcaaaaaatgatgtatgccttttttgacaattgcttaaaataaattctacaccgatagagcgggtaactttttactcaccctcgtaagacacttaaatttccaatctattatgatgaataaaagagcttgtactattaaatctaattgtattttgttgcatgagagtacacgtgtatgtgatgtacattacctttatatccccttgaacgcttcaatattgcgcatatatactatattttgtacagcttctataaaattttgtatgtttgtttaggctgttaatctagaggctggagtacaaagaagtggcacaatgatgtgggctgatgacatttataattatcaaggaatcacccct harbors:
- the LOC143303364 gene encoding venom serine protease Bi-VSP-like; this encodes MVNQLNLSICTYVLIVCCMIEYRIGAWPRIAALGFRNSRNPDKPLWKCGGSLISARHVLTAAHCAHMDGIENIHNHNIAILRLVEEVPFSRYVYPICTKEPLRKSNFVGYNPLLLDGER
- the LOC143303366 gene encoding venom serine protease Bi-VSP-like isoform X1 produces the protein MEVQMPVIKNAECKIAYSKFPNAPDITDGIICAEHAQGGEDSCTADLGGPLLIQHELTSYLIGC